A region from the Achromobacter seleniivolatilans genome encodes:
- the murD gene encoding UDP-N-acetylmuramoyl-L-alanine--D-glutamate ligase, with amino-acid sequence MNTMETSHADAPLVLILGLGETGVAAARWSARLGARLRVADTRVAPGGLEALRSALAQNEVEYRLGCDASFDVALLDGVNQVVLSPGLIPTQAPAADLLREAEARGIEVVGEIELFARALADLAETREYRPRLLAVTGTNGKTTVTALTRELIDASGLSVVAAGNISPAALTALMDALDGDALPQVWVLELSSFQLETTHSLMADAAVVLNVSQDHLDWHGSMDAYVQAKARLLKMARIAIVNRDDAYTLDMVPAVNALNVRTFGRDMPELVGDMGLELGQGVAWLVASEPSDFYEPPAPVRRKKDAPEPVRANGRMSRLMPVDALRIRGIHNALNALAALQLARCLDLGWGAMLRALRDYAGEPHRAAFVRQIGGVDYINDSKGTNVGATVAALEGLGQPVVLIAGGEGKGQDFSPLIPVVSRHARAVMLIGVDGPEIGRVLASTGVNCVAADSLHAAVRGAAELAQPGDAVLLSPACASFDMFRNYPHRGQVFVEEVEDLARDRGEVA; translated from the coding sequence ATGAACACGATGGAAACCTCTCACGCTGACGCGCCGCTTGTCCTGATCCTTGGATTGGGCGAGACGGGTGTCGCCGCCGCTCGCTGGAGCGCCCGCCTGGGCGCCCGCTTGCGTGTGGCCGATACGCGCGTGGCGCCGGGAGGGCTAGAAGCGTTGCGCAGTGCGTTGGCGCAAAACGAAGTGGAATACCGCTTGGGTTGCGACGCGTCTTTTGACGTGGCGCTGCTGGATGGCGTGAATCAGGTGGTGCTGAGTCCTGGCCTGATTCCGACTCAGGCGCCTGCTGCCGACCTGCTGCGCGAGGCTGAAGCCCGCGGCATTGAGGTTGTGGGCGAAATCGAATTGTTTGCACGCGCGCTGGCCGATCTGGCTGAAACGCGCGAGTACCGTCCGCGCCTGCTTGCCGTGACCGGAACCAACGGCAAGACCACCGTGACGGCTCTGACGCGCGAGCTGATTGACGCAAGCGGCTTGTCGGTTGTGGCGGCCGGAAATATCAGCCCCGCCGCGTTGACCGCGCTGATGGATGCTCTGGACGGCGACGCGTTGCCGCAGGTTTGGGTGTTGGAACTGTCCAGCTTCCAGTTGGAAACGACGCATTCGCTGATGGCGGACGCGGCCGTAGTGCTGAATGTTTCGCAAGACCATCTGGACTGGCATGGCAGCATGGATGCCTATGTGCAGGCCAAGGCGCGACTGCTGAAGATGGCGCGCATCGCGATCGTGAATCGCGACGATGCGTACACGCTGGACATGGTGCCGGCGGTGAACGCGCTGAATGTGCGCACCTTTGGCCGCGACATGCCCGAATTGGTTGGCGACATGGGCCTGGAATTGGGGCAGGGCGTGGCCTGGCTGGTCGCATCCGAACCTAGCGATTTTTATGAACCGCCGGCCCCTGTGCGCCGCAAGAAGGATGCGCCGGAACCCGTTCGCGCCAATGGACGCATGAGCCGCCTGATGCCGGTGGATGCTTTACGCATTCGCGGCATACACAATGCCTTGAATGCGCTGGCTGCCTTGCAACTGGCCCGTTGCCTGGACTTGGGCTGGGGCGCCATGTTGCGCGCCTTGCGCGATTACGCCGGCGAACCGCATCGCGCGGCGTTTGTGCGCCAGATTGGCGGCGTGGACTACATCAACGACAGCAAAGGCACGAACGTGGGCGCCACCGTGGCTGCCCTGGAAGGCCTGGGTCAGCCGGTGGTGTTGATCGCGGGCGGTGAAGGCAAGGGCCAGGACTTTTCCCCGCTGATTCCTGTGGTGTCGCGCCATGCGCGCGCCGTGATGCTGATTGGGGTGGACGGCCCTGAGATTGGCCGCGTGCTGGCGTCTACAGGCGTCAATTGCGTTGCCGCCGATTCCCTGCATGCCGCTGTGCGAGGCGCGGCCGAGCTGGCGCAGCCCGGCGATGCCGTGTTGCTGTCGCCCGCTTGCGCCAGTTTCGATATGTTCCGCAATTACCCGCATCGCGGGCAAGTGTTCGTGGAAGAGGTCGAGGATCTGGCGCGCGACCGTGGAGAGGTGGCATGA
- the murG gene encoding undecaprenyldiphospho-muramoylpentapeptide beta-N-acetylglucosaminyltransferase, whose product MTATRTILIMAGGTGGHIMPGLAVADVLRERGWRVLWLGNPDKMEGKLVPPRGITLVPLRFQGVRGKGASALLKLPFLLLRAFAQAWSRLSEVRPDVVLGMGGYVAFPGGVIAALRGTPLIVHEQNAVAGTANKCLAKMSRRVLSGFPGVLPKGEAMGNPVRADLCALPDPAARYAGRTGALRVLIVGGSLGAQALNTTVPQALARLPQESRPMVIHQAGEQHLPALQQAYAQAGVQADCRAFIDDMAGAMGDADLLICRAGAMTVSEVAAAGVAALFVPFPHAIDDHQTANARFLSDAQAAWLQPQNAMTPEWLADWLAQRSRQELEAVAVRARAHARPEAAAHIADVCEQAAGRSS is encoded by the coding sequence ATGACCGCGACCCGCACCATCTTGATCATGGCCGGCGGCACCGGCGGCCACATCATGCCTGGCTTGGCTGTGGCCGATGTGCTGCGCGAACGCGGCTGGCGTGTGCTGTGGCTGGGCAACCCCGACAAGATGGAAGGCAAGCTTGTGCCGCCGCGCGGTATCACGCTTGTACCGTTGCGCTTTCAGGGCGTGCGCGGCAAGGGCGCTTCGGCGTTGCTCAAGCTGCCGTTCCTGTTGCTGCGTGCTTTTGCACAAGCCTGGTCGCGTTTGTCCGAAGTCCGCCCCGACGTGGTGCTGGGCATGGGTGGATATGTTGCCTTCCCGGGCGGTGTGATTGCCGCGCTGCGGGGCACTCCGCTGATCGTGCACGAACAGAACGCCGTGGCCGGCACCGCGAACAAGTGCCTGGCCAAGATGTCGCGCCGCGTCTTGAGCGGTTTTCCCGGCGTGTTGCCCAAGGGCGAAGCGATGGGTAACCCGGTGCGGGCCGACCTGTGCGCGTTGCCCGATCCGGCGGCCCGTTATGCCGGGCGCACCGGCGCATTGCGCGTGCTGATCGTGGGCGGCAGCCTGGGCGCCCAGGCATTGAACACGACCGTGCCGCAGGCGCTGGCCCGCCTGCCGCAAGAAAGCCGTCCGATGGTCATCCATCAGGCCGGCGAACAACATTTGCCCGCGTTGCAGCAGGCCTACGCTCAAGCGGGCGTGCAGGCCGACTGCCGCGCATTCATTGATGACATGGCGGGCGCCATGGGTGACGCCGATCTGCTGATCTGCCGCGCCGGAGCCATGACGGTGTCCGAAGTGGCGGCTGCAGGGGTTGCAGCGCTGTTCGTGCCGTTCCCGCATGCCATCGATGATCATCAGACCGCCAACGCGCGCTTTTTGAGCGACGCGCAGGCCGCTTGGTTGCAGCCGCAGAACGCCATGACGCCCGAGTGGCTGGCGGACTGGCTTGCCCAGCGCTCCCGACAAGAACTGGAAGCCGTGGCCGTTCGGGCCCGCGCGCATGCGCGTCCCGAAGCCGCGGCTCATATCGCCGACGTCTGTGAACAAGCAGCGGGGCGTTCATCATGA
- the ftsW gene encoding putative lipid II flippase FtsW, which translates to MSLIADLTASVNAVRPGRTRMRNFDLPLVIAASTLLLLGLLMVYSASIALADGPRYASYGRYYFVIRHGLFVSAGLLAAAIVLAIPIRVWQRLAVPMFVVAIALLVAVLIPGIGREVNGAHRWIPLGPLNFQPSELMKLAALLYAADYTVRKQEHMQAFARGFLPMAFALAGVGMLLLLEPDLGAFMVIVAIAIGILFLGGINGKYFSSLLAVLVGTFLMLIWLSPWRRARLFAYLDPWNEDNAYGSAYQLSHSLIALGRGEWLGVGLGASVEKLHYLPEAHTDFLMAVVGEELGFAGVMLVITLFAIIVYRGFDIGRQAIAMERTFAGLVAHGVAMWFGVQSFINMGVCLGLLPTKGLTLPLMSYGGSGVVMNLCALAMLIRVDVENRVMMRGGRV; encoded by the coding sequence ATGAGCCTGATCGCCGACCTCACCGCCAGCGTCAACGCCGTACGGCCCGGCCGTACGCGCATGCGCAATTTCGACCTGCCGCTGGTTATCGCGGCATCGACGTTGCTGCTGCTTGGCCTGCTGATGGTGTATTCGGCATCGATCGCGCTGGCCGATGGCCCGCGCTATGCGTCTTACGGACGCTATTACTTTGTGATTCGTCACGGCCTGTTCGTCAGTGCGGGGCTGCTTGCTGCCGCTATCGTGCTGGCGATTCCGATCCGTGTCTGGCAGCGCCTGGCGGTGCCTATGTTTGTGGTCGCCATCGCATTGCTGGTTGCCGTGCTGATTCCTGGCATCGGCCGCGAAGTCAATGGCGCGCACCGCTGGATTCCCCTGGGACCGCTGAACTTCCAGCCGTCTGAATTGATGAAGCTTGCCGCGCTGCTCTATGCCGCCGATTACACGGTGCGCAAGCAGGAACATATGCAGGCGTTTGCGCGCGGCTTTTTGCCGATGGCTTTTGCGCTGGCGGGCGTGGGCATGCTGCTGTTGCTGGAGCCTGACCTGGGCGCCTTCATGGTGATCGTGGCCATTGCGATCGGCATCTTGTTTCTGGGCGGCATCAACGGTAAATACTTCAGCAGCCTGTTGGCGGTGCTGGTGGGTACGTTCCTGATGCTGATCTGGCTGTCGCCATGGCGCCGTGCGCGCCTGTTCGCCTATCTGGACCCCTGGAACGAAGACAACGCATACGGCAGCGCCTATCAGTTGTCGCACTCGCTGATTGCGCTGGGGCGCGGCGAATGGCTGGGCGTGGGCTTGGGCGCAAGTGTCGAAAAGTTGCACTACCTGCCCGAAGCGCATACGGACTTCCTGATGGCCGTGGTGGGAGAAGAGCTGGGCTTTGCCGGCGTGATGCTGGTGATCACCTTGTTCGCCATCATCGTCTATCGCGGTTTTGATATCGGCCGCCAAGCCATCGCCATGGAACGCACCTTTGCGGGACTGGTGGCGCATGGCGTGGCAATGTGGTTTGGCGTTCAGTCCTTCATCAATATGGGCGTTTGCCTGGGTTTGTTGCCGACCAAGGGTTTGACCCTGCCGCTGATGAGCTATGGCGGATCGGGGGTGGTGATGAACCTGTGCGCCCTGGCGATGCTGATTCGGGTTGACGTGGAAAACCGCGTCATGATGCGTGGGGGGCGGGTATGA
- the mraY gene encoding phospho-N-acetylmuramoyl-pentapeptide-transferase, whose amino-acid sequence MLLEIARLLSDDVRALGVFEYITLRAVLACATALLIGLVAGPRVIRKLTEMKIGQAVRAYGPETHLVKNGTPTMGGVLILISIAISTLLWADWTNRFVWVVLLVTFGFGWIGWMDDYRKVVHRDPEGMPARQKFFWQATIGIVAAVYLAFAVSAPANTELWPLFKAWVGSGFTMPLPTRADLIVPFFKTVSYPLGVLGFVALTWAVIVGTSNAVNLTDGLDGLAIMPTVMVGSALGIFAYVVGRVDYSKYLLFPYIPGASELMVLCAAIGGAGLAFLWFNAYPAQVFMGDVGALALGGALGTIAVIVRQEIVLFIMGGVFVVETLSVMIQVTWFKYTKRRYGTGRRIFRMAPLHHHFEVGGWKETQVVVRFWIISMMLVLIGLSTLKLR is encoded by the coding sequence GCCCGTCTGCTTTCCGATGACGTGCGCGCGTTGGGCGTGTTCGAGTACATCACTTTGCGCGCCGTGCTGGCGTGCGCGACGGCGTTGCTGATCGGCCTGGTTGCCGGTCCGCGTGTGATTCGTAAATTGACCGAGATGAAGATCGGCCAGGCCGTGCGCGCCTATGGTCCGGAAACGCATCTGGTCAAGAACGGCACCCCGACCATGGGCGGCGTGCTGATCCTGATTTCGATCGCCATCAGCACTTTGCTGTGGGCGGATTGGACCAACCGCTTTGTGTGGGTGGTGCTGCTGGTGACCTTTGGCTTCGGCTGGATCGGCTGGATGGACGACTACCGCAAAGTTGTTCACCGCGACCCCGAAGGCATGCCCGCCCGCCAAAAATTCTTCTGGCAAGCCACGATCGGCATCGTGGCTGCGGTGTATCTGGCATTCGCGGTTTCCGCGCCCGCCAACACCGAATTGTGGCCCTTGTTCAAGGCGTGGGTCGGTAGCGGCTTCACGATGCCATTGCCGACGCGTGCCGACTTGATCGTGCCGTTCTTCAAGACGGTGAGTTATCCCTTGGGCGTGCTGGGTTTCGTGGCGTTGACGTGGGCCGTGATCGTGGGCACCAGCAATGCGGTGAACCTGACAGATGGCCTGGATGGCCTGGCCATCATGCCTACGGTAATGGTGGGCAGCGCGCTGGGCATCTTTGCCTACGTGGTGGGCCGAGTCGACTATTCAAAGTACTTGCTGTTCCCGTATATCCCCGGTGCATCCGAGCTGATGGTGTTATGCGCGGCGATCGGGGGCGCGGGGCTGGCGTTTTTATGGTTCAACGCGTATCCGGCGCAAGTGTTCATGGGCGACGTCGGAGCCCTGGCTCTTGGTGGCGCGCTGGGCACCATTGCCGTCATCGTGCGCCAGGAAATCGTGCTGTTCATCATGGGCGGCGTGTTCGTGGTTGAAACGCTGTCCGTGATGATTCAGGTGACCTGGTTCAAGTACACGAAGCGACGTTATGGAACAGGTAGACGCATATTCCGCATGGCGCCGTTGCATCATCACTTTGAAGTGGGTGGCTGGAAAGAAACCCAAGTGGTCGTGCGTTTCTGGATTATCAGCATGATGCTGGTGCTGATCGGCCTCTCTACTCTGAAGTTGCGATGA